One genomic window of Candidatus Didemnitutus sp. includes the following:
- a CDS encoding ABC transporter substrate-binding protein, whose translation MRRLAALAFLALTACAFGAPEPIKLGMFASLTGKQAYFGETNSRGASFAVEEINAAGGLLGRKVELLIEDTRSTPGEAATSAKKLLHRDHVVALVSGTASSPALEVAPLCQAAGVPLVAATATNPRVTETGDFIFRACFADPFQGTVLARFAKDRLHARRVAVVIANGSAYSVGLAKYFRERFTADGGEIVAEPKYSEGEKDFRAQLTAIRAAKPDAVFASGDYLESALLCVQARALGLTMPFFGGDTWDATALVELGGKAVEGGYFTAHFSPEARDPAVQSFVARFEKRFGLKPDTGMSLGYDAVMLLADAIKRAGTTDGRAMRDALAATKDFAGVTGRITIDAQRNAAKSAAIFTIRDGKFVYLESVDPR comes from the coding sequence ATGCGCCGCCTTGCCGCCCTCGCTTTTCTCGCCCTGACCGCATGCGCCTTCGGCGCCCCCGAGCCGATCAAGCTCGGCATGTTCGCCTCGCTGACCGGCAAGCAGGCCTACTTCGGCGAAACGAACAGCCGCGGCGCCTCGTTCGCCGTCGAGGAAATCAACGCCGCCGGCGGCCTCCTCGGCCGCAAGGTCGAGCTGTTGATCGAAGACACTCGCTCGACGCCGGGCGAAGCCGCTACGTCCGCGAAGAAACTCCTGCACCGCGACCACGTCGTCGCGCTCGTGAGCGGCACCGCCTCATCGCCCGCCCTCGAAGTCGCTCCGCTGTGCCAGGCCGCCGGCGTGCCGCTGGTCGCCGCGACGGCGACGAACCCGCGCGTGACCGAGACCGGCGACTTCATCTTCCGCGCCTGCTTCGCCGATCCCTTCCAAGGCACCGTGCTCGCCCGCTTCGCCAAGGATCGCCTCCACGCCCGTCGCGTCGCCGTGGTCATTGCCAACGGCTCCGCCTACAGCGTCGGACTCGCGAAATACTTCCGCGAGCGCTTCACCGCCGACGGCGGCGAGATCGTCGCCGAGCCGAAATACAGCGAAGGCGAAAAGGACTTCCGCGCCCAACTCACCGCCATCAGGGCCGCCAAACCCGACGCCGTGTTCGCCTCCGGCGACTACCTCGAATCCGCGCTCCTCTGCGTGCAGGCCCGCGCCCTCGGCCTGACGATGCCGTTCTTCGGCGGCGACACCTGGGACGCCACCGCGCTCGTCGAACTCGGCGGCAAGGCGGTCGAAGGCGGCTACTTCACCGCCCACTTCTCCCCCGAAGCGCGCGACCCCGCCGTGCAGTCGTTCGTCGCGCGTTTCGAGAAACGCTTCGGCCTGAAGCCCGACACCGGCATGTCGCTCGGCTACGACGCCGTCATGCTGCTCGCTGACGCCATCAAGCGCGCCGGCACGACCGACGGCCGCGCCATGCGCGACGCGCTGGCCGCGACGAAGGACTTCGCCGGCGTCACCGGTCGCATCACGATCGACGCCCAGCGCAACGCCGCGAAGTCCGCCGCCATCTTCACCATCCGCGACGGCAAGTTCGTTTACCTCGAATCCGTCGATCCACGATGA
- a CDS encoding branched-chain amino acid ABC transporter permease codes for MTEFLQQLLNGISLGAIFALIALGYTMVYGVLRFINFAHADVFMVGSFVGYYAGKLVPEHSIWGGLFVLALAMIACAVLGVVIERLAYRPLRGGPTLNVLITAIGVSLLLENLGQFVFGATPRPFPELFPVTTYDFGGVFISSNQLVVIGVTLLLLFALRFIVMRTKIGTAMRAVSMNKQAASLVGINNDLVISFTFALGSALAAAGGILYALNYPSIDPLMGVLPGLKAFVAAVLGGIGNIPGAALGGMLLGIVETFVNGSEWSTYKDAIAFALLILILLFRPAGLLGRYVKEKV; via the coding sequence ATGACGGAATTTCTCCAACAGCTCCTCAACGGCATCTCCCTCGGCGCGATCTTCGCGCTCATCGCGCTGGGCTACACGATGGTCTACGGCGTGCTGCGCTTCATCAATTTCGCGCACGCAGACGTGTTCATGGTTGGCTCCTTCGTCGGTTACTACGCCGGCAAACTCGTGCCGGAGCACTCGATCTGGGGCGGACTGTTCGTGCTCGCGCTCGCGATGATCGCGTGCGCCGTGCTCGGCGTCGTGATCGAACGCCTCGCCTACCGCCCGCTGCGCGGCGGTCCGACGCTGAACGTCCTCATCACCGCCATCGGCGTCTCGCTCCTGTTGGAAAACCTCGGGCAGTTCGTCTTCGGCGCCACGCCGCGCCCGTTCCCCGAGTTGTTTCCCGTCACAACCTACGACTTCGGCGGCGTGTTCATCTCGAGCAACCAACTCGTCGTGATTGGCGTGACGCTGCTGCTGCTCTTTGCGCTCCGGTTCATCGTCATGCGGACGAAAATCGGCACTGCGATGCGCGCGGTTTCGATGAACAAGCAGGCCGCCTCGCTCGTGGGCATCAACAACGACCTCGTCATTTCGTTCACCTTCGCGCTCGGCTCCGCGCTCGCGGCGGCCGGCGGCATTCTCTACGCGCTCAACTATCCGTCGATCGACCCGCTGATGGGCGTGCTGCCCGGCCTGAAGGCCTTCGTCGCCGCCGTCCTCGGCGGCATCGGTAACATCCCCGGCGCCGCGCTCGGCGGCATGTTGCTCGGCATCGTCGAGACGTTCGTCAACGGCAGCGAATGGTCGACCTACAAGGACGCCATCGCGTTCGCGTTGCTCATTCTGATCCTGCTGTTCCGCCCCGCCGGCCTGCTCGGCCGCTACGTGAAGGAGAAGGTCTGA
- a CDS encoding ABC transporter substrate-binding protein, with the protein MPPFARLAALASLLAATLTAAEPIKIGQYGAFTGKDADFGLAARKGVTLAVEEANAAGGVLGRPIELIVEDNQSKQGESATIAKKFVSRDKVVAVLGANMSNHSLEAAPVFQNAKVPMIAITSTNPRVTEIGDYIFRVCFIDPFQGTALAQFAVGSLKLKRVAILTSVNNAYSVGLSKNFREQVTKLGGTIVAEQRHNEGDKDFRAQITAIKSAGAEGILHSGNYTEGALICKQARALGFTGPIFGGDAWEGPEFLAIGGAAVEGTYYSTHASNESDAPAMKAFVARHQKRWGELPNATTTLGYESAILLFDALKRAGTTDSKALRDALAATKDFPGATGPITIDEKRNAAKSATIVVVKDGKFKFLESVQP; encoded by the coding sequence ATGCCGCCCTTTGCCCGCCTCGCCGCCCTCGCCAGCCTCCTCGCCGCGACGCTCACCGCCGCCGAGCCGATCAAGATCGGTCAATACGGCGCCTTCACCGGCAAGGACGCCGACTTCGGCCTCGCCGCGCGCAAGGGCGTGACGCTCGCCGTCGAGGAAGCCAACGCCGCCGGCGGCGTCCTCGGCCGCCCGATCGAGCTCATCGTCGAGGACAACCAGTCCAAACAGGGCGAGTCCGCGACCATCGCGAAGAAATTCGTCTCGCGCGACAAGGTCGTCGCCGTCCTCGGCGCCAACATGTCCAACCACTCGCTCGAAGCCGCCCCGGTTTTCCAGAACGCCAAGGTCCCGATGATCGCCATCACGTCCACCAATCCGCGCGTGACCGAGATCGGCGACTACATCTTCCGCGTCTGCTTCATCGATCCGTTCCAAGGCACCGCGCTGGCACAGTTCGCTGTCGGTTCACTGAAGCTCAAGCGCGTCGCCATCCTCACCTCCGTCAACAACGCCTACAGCGTCGGCCTCTCGAAGAACTTCCGCGAACAAGTCACCAAACTCGGCGGCACCATCGTCGCCGAGCAACGCCACAACGAAGGCGACAAGGATTTCCGCGCCCAGATCACCGCGATCAAATCCGCCGGCGCTGAGGGCATTCTCCACTCCGGCAACTACACCGAGGGCGCACTCATCTGCAAACAGGCGCGCGCGCTCGGCTTCACCGGCCCGATCTTCGGCGGTGACGCCTGGGAAGGCCCCGAATTCCTCGCCATCGGCGGCGCCGCGGTCGAAGGCACCTACTACTCCACGCACGCCTCGAACGAGTCCGACGCTCCCGCGATGAAAGCATTCGTCGCGCGCCACCAGAAACGCTGGGGCGAACTGCCCAACGCGACGACGACGCTTGGCTACGAGTCGGCGATCCTGCTCTTCGATGCCCTGAAACGCGCCGGCACGACCGACAGCAAGGCGCTGCGCGACGCCCTCGCCGCGACCAAGGATTTTCCCGGCGCCACCGGCCCGATCACGATCGACGAAAAACGCAACGCCGCCAAATCCGCCACGATCGTCGTGGTCAAGGACGGCAAGTTCAAGTTCCTCGAATCGGTCCAGCCCTGA
- a CDS encoding diacylglycerol kinase, whose protein sequence is MSDDAPLQPENKTRSFQNFFHSVRYAVEGFWAALKHEPSFREDLLFVAFLTPLAVILPVNAVSTAVMIFSLFLIVIMELVNSAIEWTIDDISLAKRPFAKRAKDMGSAAVFLSYINCFVVWGVILFANWNRIATLEFLKWPPHFLP, encoded by the coding sequence ATGTCCGACGACGCGCCCCTTCAGCCCGAGAACAAGACGCGGAGTTTCCAGAACTTCTTCCACTCTGTCCGCTACGCCGTGGAGGGCTTCTGGGCCGCGCTGAAACACGAGCCGTCGTTCCGCGAGGACCTGCTCTTCGTTGCCTTCCTCACGCCACTCGCCGTCATCCTGCCCGTCAACGCCGTCTCGACCGCGGTGATGATCTTCTCGCTCTTCCTCATCGTCATCATGGAGCTCGTGAACTCCGCCATCGAGTGGACGATCGACGACATCTCGCTCGCCAAGCGCCCGTTCGCGAAACGCGCCAAGGACATGGGCAGCGCCGCCGTCTTCCTTTCCTACATCAACTGTTTCGTCGTCTGGGGCGTCATCCTGTTCGCCAACTGGAATCGCATCGCGACGCTCGAGTTCCTGAAATGGCCGCCGCACTTCCTCCCGTAA
- a CDS encoding ABC transporter substrate-binding protein: MNRLTPFVLGGALLAAACLHAADPIKVGEYASLTGKEAAWGQSSHKGTQLAIEEINATGGVLGRPLELLTEDNQSKQGESATGAKKLITRDRVVAILGEVASIRTLEAAPVIQNAKIPMIAPGAVNAKITEVGDYIFRVCFIDSFQGVVLAKFARETLQAKRVAVLTSVNSAYSVSLGKVFKERFVADGGTVALEQKYNEGDKDFRAQLTAIKAAKPDALIVPGYYTEAALICAQARQLGLTLPIFGGDGWDDPALIAIGGAAVEGTHFCTHYSPDNPSKAVQDFNQRYRARFGEPPGAYAALGYDSVAVLADAIKRAGSTEPKALRDALAATKNFPAVTGSITIDEKRNASKPAVILTVKNGQYQFVTSVAP; encoded by the coding sequence ATGAATCGCCTTACCCCCTTCGTCCTCGGCGGCGCTTTGCTCGCCGCCGCCTGTCTCCACGCCGCCGATCCGATCAAGGTCGGCGAATACGCCTCGCTCACCGGCAAGGAAGCCGCGTGGGGCCAGAGCTCGCACAAGGGCACGCAACTCGCCATCGAGGAAATCAACGCCACCGGCGGCGTCCTCGGCCGCCCGCTCGAACTGTTGACCGAGGACAACCAGTCCAAGCAGGGCGAGTCCGCCACCGGCGCGAAGAAACTCATCACGCGCGACCGCGTCGTCGCCATCCTCGGCGAAGTCGCCTCGATCCGCACCCTCGAGGCCGCACCCGTCATCCAGAACGCCAAGATCCCGATGATCGCGCCGGGCGCCGTGAACGCGAAGATCACCGAAGTCGGCGACTACATCTTCCGCGTCTGCTTCATCGATTCCTTCCAGGGTGTCGTGCTCGCCAAGTTCGCCCGCGAAACCTTGCAGGCGAAACGCGTCGCCGTCCTCACCTCGGTGAACAGCGCCTACAGCGTCAGCCTCGGCAAGGTTTTTAAGGAGCGCTTTGTCGCCGACGGCGGCACCGTTGCCCTCGAACAGAAATACAACGAGGGCGACAAGGACTTCCGCGCCCAACTCACCGCCATCAAGGCCGCCAAGCCCGACGCACTCATCGTGCCCGGCTACTACACCGAGGCCGCCCTCATCTGCGCCCAGGCCCGCCAACTCGGCCTCACGCTGCCCATCTTCGGCGGCGACGGCTGGGACGACCCCGCGCTCATCGCCATCGGCGGCGCCGCGGTGGAGGGCACGCACTTCTGCACCCACTACTCGCCCGACAACCCGAGCAAAGCCGTGCAGGATTTCAACCAACGCTACCGCGCCCGCTTCGGCGAGCCGCCCGGCGCCTACGCCGCGCTCGGCTACGATTCGGTCGCCGTCCTCGCCGATGCCATCAAGCGCGCCGGCAGCACGGAGCCCAAGGCCCTGCGCGACGCGCTTGCCGCCACGAAGAATTTCCCCGCCGTCACCGGCAGCATCACGATCGACGAAAAGCGCAACGCCTCGAAGCCCGCCGTCATCCTCACGGTGAAGAACGGCCAGTATCAGTTCGTCACCAGCGTCGCGCCGTAA
- a CDS encoding ABC transporter ATP-binding protein, protein MSEPILQLDKVTIRFGGLTAVNAVDFVINEGELAGLIGPNGAGKTTVFNLITGVYRPTEGTVRYAGRDLAGVPAHARAELGIARTFQNIRLFGSLSVLDNVRVAMNLHRENSPAQALVRLGKFRREEAALTQRADELLELFNLRRFRDAPAKSLPYGEQRRLEIVRCLATKPRLLLLDEPAAGMNPSEKIALVELIQRVHREFRLSILLVEHSMRVVMGCCSRIGVLDYGVKIADGSPAQIQADPKVIEAYLGEDHATSLSHH, encoded by the coding sequence GTGAGCGAGCCGATCCTCCAACTCGACAAAGTGACTATCCGCTTCGGCGGCCTCACCGCCGTGAACGCGGTCGACTTCGTCATCAACGAAGGCGAGCTCGCCGGCCTCATCGGCCCCAACGGCGCGGGCAAGACCACCGTCTTCAACCTCATCACCGGCGTCTACCGGCCGACCGAAGGCACCGTGCGCTACGCCGGCCGCGATCTCGCCGGCGTGCCGGCGCACGCCCGCGCCGAGCTCGGCATCGCGCGGACTTTTCAGAACATCCGACTCTTCGGCAGCCTCAGTGTCCTCGACAACGTGCGCGTCGCCATGAACCTCCACCGCGAGAACTCGCCCGCGCAGGCGCTCGTGCGCCTCGGGAAGTTCCGCCGCGAGGAAGCCGCGCTGACGCAGCGCGCCGACGAGTTGCTCGAGCTGTTCAACCTCCGCCGCTTCCGCGACGCCCCCGCGAAGAGCCTCCCCTACGGCGAACAGCGCCGCCTCGAAATCGTCCGCTGCCTCGCGACGAAGCCTCGCCTGCTCCTCCTCGACGAGCCCGCCGCCGGCATGAATCCGAGCGAGAAAATCGCCCTCGTGGAGCTGATCCAGCGCGTGCACCGCGAGTTCCGGCTCTCGATCCTCCTCGTCGAGCATTCCATGCGCGTCGTTATGGGCTGCTGCTCGCGCATCGGCGTGCTCGACTACGGCGTGAAGATCGCCGACGGCTCGCCGGCGCAGATCCAAGCCGACCCGAAAGTCATCGAAGCCTACCTCGGCGAGGACCACGCCACGTCGCTCTCGCATCATTGA
- a CDS encoding YgiQ family radical SAM protein, translated as MSTTHEKDPTWDPARWLPTTRDEMEARGWDYVDVILVSGDAYVDHPAFGSAVVGRLIEREGFRIAILAQPNWRDDLRDFKKLGRPRYFFGVTAGCMDSMVNRYTAAKKLRSEDAYTPGGAHGFRPDYASIVYSKILKQIYPDVPVLLGGIEASLRRVTHFDYWSDQLMPGILADSGADMLVYGMGELPLMEVLRLLKRGVPFASLTTIAQTAVLLPAGEAAPKNKNWDDFELHSHEACLADRALYAANFKNIETESNRVKARRLLQRTGERLMVVNPPYPTMSEAQIDSSFDLPYTRLPHPKYRKRGPIPAYEMIKHSINMHRGCFGGCSFCTISAHQGKFVASRSKASILREVEAVKQMPDFRGTISDLGGPSANMYQMKGKEQWICDECVRPSCIWPDVCRNLDTDHTALLDIYESVRNTEGIKHAYVASGIRYDLFLHDKGTTPEAKASHEKYIEELAAHHVPGRIKVAPEHTSDHVLRIMRKPSFNLFYKFKEKFTAAAAKAGKPDMPVTPYFISSHPGSRPEDMADLALKTKDLGYRLEAVQDFTPTPMTVATEIYATGVHPYDAKPVEVARTPDAKQEQRSFFFWYKPEMKAALRATMQRLGLDETARRLLDEKKSTRNVTPSPHITPCGMNAADFQPGARLAAATKGAKKPLPAAPPAASKPKKPTDLDKLLRESGVKLPDKK; from the coding sequence ATGTCCACCACCCACGAAAAGGACCCGACTTGGGACCCGGCCCGCTGGCTCCCGACGACGCGCGACGAGATGGAGGCGCGCGGTTGGGACTATGTGGATGTGATTCTCGTCTCCGGCGACGCCTACGTGGACCATCCGGCGTTCGGTTCCGCGGTCGTAGGGCGGCTGATCGAGCGCGAAGGATTCCGCATCGCCATCCTGGCGCAGCCGAACTGGCGCGACGACCTGCGCGACTTCAAGAAGCTCGGCCGGCCGCGCTATTTTTTCGGCGTCACGGCGGGTTGCATGGACTCGATGGTGAACCGCTACACGGCCGCGAAGAAGCTCCGGAGCGAGGACGCCTACACGCCCGGCGGTGCGCACGGTTTCCGGCCCGACTACGCGTCGATCGTCTACTCGAAGATCCTGAAACAGATTTATCCCGACGTCCCCGTGCTGCTCGGCGGCATCGAGGCGAGCCTGCGACGCGTGACGCATTTCGATTACTGGTCGGACCAGCTCATGCCCGGCATCCTCGCGGACAGCGGCGCGGACATGCTCGTTTACGGCATGGGCGAGCTGCCGCTGATGGAAGTGCTGCGCCTGCTGAAACGCGGCGTGCCGTTCGCGTCGCTGACGACGATCGCGCAGACCGCCGTGTTGCTCCCGGCCGGCGAGGCGGCGCCGAAGAATAAGAACTGGGACGACTTCGAGCTGCACTCGCACGAGGCGTGCCTCGCCGACCGCGCGCTCTACGCGGCGAATTTCAAGAACATCGAGACCGAGTCGAACCGCGTGAAGGCGCGCCGGCTCCTGCAGCGCACGGGCGAGCGGTTGATGGTTGTGAATCCGCCTTACCCGACGATGAGCGAGGCGCAGATCGATTCGTCGTTCGACCTGCCTTACACGCGCCTGCCGCATCCGAAGTATCGCAAGCGCGGGCCGATCCCCGCCTACGAGATGATCAAGCACTCGATCAACATGCATCGCGGGTGCTTCGGTGGTTGCAGCTTCTGCACGATTTCGGCGCACCAAGGGAAGTTCGTCGCGTCGCGCTCGAAGGCCTCGATCCTCCGCGAAGTCGAGGCGGTGAAACAGATGCCGGATTTTCGCGGCACGATCAGCGACCTCGGCGGCCCGAGCGCGAACATGTATCAGATGAAGGGCAAGGAGCAGTGGATCTGCGACGAGTGCGTCCGCCCGTCGTGCATCTGGCCCGACGTGTGCCGCAACCTCGACACCGACCACACCGCGCTCCTCGACATCTACGAATCCGTCCGCAACACCGAGGGCATAAAGCACGCCTATGTCGCGAGCGGCATCCGATACGACCTCTTCCTGCACGACAAAGGCACCACGCCCGAGGCGAAGGCGAGTCACGAGAAATACATCGAGGAACTCGCCGCGCACCACGTGCCGGGCCGCATCAAGGTCGCGCCGGAGCACACGAGCGACCACGTGCTGCGCATCATGCGCAAGCCGAGCTTCAATCTGTTCTACAAGTTCAAGGAGAAGTTCACCGCCGCCGCCGCGAAGGCTGGCAAGCCCGACATGCCGGTGACGCCGTATTTCATCAGCTCGCATCCCGGCTCGCGTCCCGAGGACATGGCGGACCTCGCGCTGAAGACGAAGGATCTCGGCTACCGCCTCGAAGCCGTGCAGGACTTCACGCCCACGCCGATGACGGTCGCGACGGAAATCTACGCGACCGGCGTGCACCCTTACGATGCGAAGCCGGTCGAGGTCGCGCGCACACCCGATGCGAAGCAGGAGCAGCGCAGTTTCTTTTTCTGGTATAAGCCCGAAATGAAAGCCGCGCTGCGCGCCACGATGCAGCGCCTCGGCTTGGACGAGACCGCGCGCCGTCTGCTCGACGAAAAGAAATCCACGCGCAACGTCACGCCGTCACCGCACATCACGCCGTGCGGCATGAACGCGGCCGATTTCCAACCCGGCGCGCGTCTCGCCGCCGCAACGAAAGGCGCGAAAAAACCGCTGCCCGCTGCGCCACCAGCGGCGTCGAAGCCAAAAAAGCCGACCGACCTCGACAAACTCCTGCGCGAGTCGGGCGTCAAGTTGCCCGACAAAAAGTAG
- a CDS encoding LptF/LptG family permease, with protein sequence MTLLDRYILREWLKILGLILCATMGLLLMQALYDNFRDLIEVGASTRDILFYYAVTLPSYFSIVLPLALLLSLLFVLGKLHRNNEIMAMRAAGLNIFSTTRSLWMAGLVFCGVSLLLNARVVPWSVETSRRLLESFEYRAEERKGAGGSLGLVRSVAFDNSRANRMWYINRYSRFSQKAYGVSVSELDLKRREKTRIMAREATYDPAAQNWTFRDGRELWFDVEAGEVMRSVAFKERTVPHFNEDPKLMLMLSSKPSELSFFELERIVDYFTTEDNPKVIAYAVRYWGLLADTLGPLIILAIAIPFAVSGVRVNPAVGVSKSIGLFFGYYLLSMLAKTLGGNGYIDPVWAACLPNLAMIGIGAFLFGRMR encoded by the coding sequence GTGACGCTCCTCGATCGCTACATCCTGCGCGAATGGCTGAAAATCCTCGGCCTGATCCTGTGCGCCACGATGGGCCTGCTGCTGATGCAGGCGCTCTACGACAATTTTCGCGATTTGATCGAGGTCGGGGCGAGCACGCGCGACATCCTCTTCTACTATGCGGTGACGCTGCCGAGCTATTTCTCGATCGTGCTGCCGCTGGCGTTGCTGCTCTCGCTGTTGTTCGTGCTGGGAAAGCTGCACCGCAACAACGAGATCATGGCGATGCGGGCGGCGGGGCTGAACATCTTCAGCACGACGCGTTCGCTCTGGATGGCCGGGCTGGTGTTCTGCGGCGTCTCGCTGCTGCTCAACGCGCGCGTCGTGCCGTGGTCGGTGGAGACGTCGCGGCGGCTGCTCGAAAGTTTCGAGTATCGCGCGGAGGAGCGCAAAGGCGCGGGCGGTTCGCTCGGGCTCGTGCGGAGCGTGGCGTTCGACAACTCCCGGGCCAACCGCATGTGGTATATCAACCGCTACAGCCGTTTCTCGCAGAAGGCCTACGGCGTCTCGGTTTCAGAGCTGGATCTGAAGCGACGGGAAAAGACGCGCATCATGGCGCGCGAGGCGACCTACGATCCGGCGGCGCAGAACTGGACGTTCCGCGACGGACGCGAGCTGTGGTTCGACGTCGAGGCGGGCGAGGTGATGCGTTCGGTGGCCTTCAAGGAGCGCACGGTGCCGCATTTCAACGAAGACCCGAAGCTGATGCTGATGCTTTCGTCGAAGCCGAGCGAGCTGTCGTTTTTCGAGCTCGAGCGCATCGTAGACTACTTCACGACCGAGGATAACCCGAAGGTGATCGCCTACGCCGTGCGTTATTGGGGTCTGTTGGCCGATACGCTCGGGCCGCTGATCATCCTCGCGATCGCGATCCCGTTTGCCGTGTCGGGCGTGCGGGTGAATCCGGCGGTGGGCGTATCCAAGTCGATCGGGTTGTTCTTCGGCTATTACCTGCTGTCGATGCTGGCGAAAACACTCGGCGGGAACGGCTACATCGATCCGGTGTGGGCGGCGTGCCTGCCGAACCTCGCGATGATCGGCATCGGCGCGTTCCTGTTCGGGCGGATGCGGTGA
- a CDS encoding SDR family oxidoreductase, whose translation MAAALPPVTLVTGASRGIGRAIAQHLAKRGARVALHYASNDTAARDTLASLAGEGHALFRADVSDPAACERLVADVVARFGRLDVLVNNAGIYEDDSIKTASYSEWQRVWRRTLDTNLLGPANLTFLAVQHFRLRGGGRIVNITSRAAFRGELTAQSYAASKAALNITGQSLARALGADNIHVFTVAPGWIDTEMATAALTGPGAADVLAQHPLGRVGTADEMGTTVAWLALEAPANLTGCIIDANGASYLRT comes from the coding sequence ATGGCCGCCGCACTTCCTCCCGTAACCCTCGTCACCGGCGCCTCGCGCGGCATCGGCCGCGCCATCGCGCAACACCTGGCGAAGCGTGGCGCGCGCGTCGCCCTGCACTACGCCAGCAACGACACCGCCGCCCGCGACACGCTCGCCTCGCTCGCCGGCGAGGGCCACGCCCTCTTCCGCGCCGATGTCTCCGACCCGGCCGCCTGCGAACGCCTCGTCGCCGACGTCGTCGCGCGCTTCGGCCGCCTCGACGTGCTGGTGAACAACGCCGGCATCTACGAGGACGACTCGATCAAAACCGCCAGCTACTCCGAGTGGCAGCGCGTCTGGCGCCGCACGCTCGACACCAATCTCCTCGGCCCCGCCAACCTCACCTTCCTCGCCGTGCAGCACTTCCGCCTGCGCGGCGGCGGCCGCATCGTCAACATCACCTCCCGCGCCGCCTTCCGGGGCGAGTTGACCGCGCAAAGCTACGCCGCCTCGAAAGCCGCGCTCAACATCACCGGCCAATCCCTCGCCCGCGCGCTCGGCGCCGACAACATCCACGTCTTCACCGTCGCGCCCGGCTGGATCGACACCGAGATGGCCACTGCCGCCCTCACCGGCCCCGGCGCCGCCGACGTGCTCGCGCAACACCCGCTCGGCCGCGTCGGCACCGCCGACGAGATGGGCACCACCGTCGCGTGGCTCGCGCTCGAAGCGCCCGCCAATCTCACCGGCTGCATCATCGACGCCAACGGCGCGTCGTATCTCCGCACCTGA
- a CDS encoding branched-chain amino acid ABC transporter permease produces MPRPLLSLLVAIAAALGISAVSDHIDPYHLDVAVGIGINIILAVSLNLVNGYTGQFSLGHAGFMSVGAYLSAAVTMLLGPKLLGESGGTAWQQGGLFFGALVAGGLSAAFAGLLVGMPSLRLKGDYLAIVTLGFGEIIRVVFQNCEPLGGALGLNGIPAYTTIFWVLAFAALTVFTIYCLVHSTYGRGFLATHDDEIAAEAVGLNTTRYKIVAFVVGAFFAGIAGGLYGHFKQTISASGFDFTKSIEIVVMVILGGMGNTLGVILAAILLTLLPEVLRGFSDYRMIIYSLLLVVLMLVRPEGLFNFRRRRPTP; encoded by the coding sequence ATGCCGCGGCCGCTCCTCAGCCTCCTTGTCGCGATCGCCGCCGCCCTCGGCATTTCCGCGGTCTCCGATCACATTGATCCTTACCATCTCGATGTGGCCGTCGGCATCGGCATCAACATCATCCTCGCCGTCTCGCTCAACCTCGTGAACGGCTACACGGGCCAATTCTCGCTCGGCCACGCGGGCTTCATGTCGGTCGGCGCGTATCTCTCCGCCGCAGTCACGATGCTGCTCGGCCCGAAGCTTCTCGGCGAATCCGGCGGCACCGCGTGGCAGCAAGGCGGCTTGTTTTTCGGCGCGCTCGTCGCCGGCGGACTCAGCGCGGCGTTCGCCGGCCTGCTCGTCGGCATGCCCTCGTTGCGGCTGAAGGGCGACTACCTTGCCATCGTCACGCTCGGCTTCGGCGAAATCATCCGCGTGGTTTTCCAGAACTGCGAACCGCTCGGCGGTGCGCTCGGCCTCAACGGCATTCCCGCCTACACGACGATCTTCTGGGTCCTCGCGTTCGCGGCGCTCACGGTCTTCACGATCTACTGCCTCGTCCATTCGACCTACGGCCGCGGCTTCCTCGCCACGCACGACGACGAAATCGCCGCCGAGGCGGTCGGCCTCAACACCACGCGCTACAAAATCGTGGCGTTCGTCGTCGGCGCCTTTTTCGCCGGCATCGCCGGCGGACTCTACGGGCATTTCAAGCAGACGATCTCCGCCAGCGGTTTCGATTTCACCAAGTCCATCGAGATCGTCGTCATGGTCATCCTCGGCGGCATGGGCAACACCCTCGGCGTGATCCTCGCCGCCATCCTGCTCACGCTGCTGCCTGAAGTGCTGCGCGGTTTCTCCGACTACCGGATGATCATCTACTCGCTGTTGCTCGTCGTGCTCATGCTCGTGCGCCCGGAGGGTCTGTTCAACTTCCGTCGCCGGAGGCCCACGCCGTGA